In one window of Duganella dendranthematis DNA:
- a CDS encoding DUF4194 domain-containing protein — protein MSFWENAAESTKNVVTEDEFEAAANRLVTEQVLYAADRGSKLAYGLIRDFEREFKRALDPLGYVVRVNSQLRYACAIPKHARTSPVTVDQTLLALVLRRIFDEETRSGHHDENGEVACDLVTLEVKYKQTTGGRELATGGKLVALMQWMRRWGIARVSDEETSQFGHDADQPYVVIIRPGIADVLGEAALARIALFTNPDAEVDGVGHTVAPTLEEGGAA, from the coding sequence ATGAGTTTCTGGGAGAATGCGGCCGAGTCCACCAAAAACGTGGTCACCGAAGATGAGTTCGAGGCCGCGGCAAATCGGCTAGTCACCGAGCAGGTCCTGTACGCCGCAGATCGCGGCAGCAAACTCGCTTACGGGCTAATCCGTGACTTCGAGCGCGAATTCAAACGCGCCCTGGATCCGCTGGGCTACGTCGTGCGGGTCAATAGCCAGCTGCGCTATGCCTGCGCTATCCCCAAACATGCCAGGACGTCACCAGTCACCGTGGACCAGACGCTGCTCGCGCTGGTGCTGCGCAGGATCTTCGACGAGGAGACGCGCTCCGGGCACCACGACGAAAACGGCGAGGTAGCCTGCGATCTGGTCACGCTCGAGGTCAAATACAAGCAGACGACGGGTGGCCGCGAACTGGCCACCGGCGGCAAGCTCGTCGCACTGATGCAGTGGATGCGGCGCTGGGGCATCGCCCGTGTGTCGGACGAGGAGACCAGTCAGTTCGGACACGATGCGGACCAGCCCTACGTGGTTATCATCCGGCCCGGTATCGCCGACGTCTTAGGAGAAGCGGCGTTAGCCCGCATCGCTCTGTTCACCAACCCGGACGCCGAGGTTGATGGCGTAGGCCATACGGTCGCGCCCACCCTGGAAGAAGGCGGTGCTGCATGA
- a CDS encoding SbcC/MukB-like Walker B domain-containing protein, with the protein MKKLIRIRVVQFFLYEMRDVDVGMTCGVFGANGSGKSSLLDAVQIVMLGANESRGSAGVAFNAQADESNHNSRNIRSYCLGQYGDSPDARVRDNANTYITLVWEDTATQEVVSTGVSIYVSADREKSDVQGRYILPADIALSDHLELVDGEYRPRPWSSFRQMLSQRAHGEEVLFHDSERFVNAMLFRLRGARGAPRLDAYRQAFRFGLRMKFDKSVDDIVRQQVLETRPTNIKRFKEVLHTFQEMAALVRSVQAKLEEAELIEADFADAHRRNIHSVSLAALAQAAELEVANEAVTAAEEAEGRAAAAFDVASAQRDDVNRRVGVAEQHARDSASDRDKHASHADAALLRESLAGVQNRLAEQRTGLHRIVKAIGKAIDVQIPGKPVADSAGATTQAFKDIQSLLEGDKVGSRDAVESTVRKALRAAKLLSNEIFEEMQSVGRAQTAAEAELTDVRENQERIAKGKPPLEGPAAALKRVLANAGVDATPVCDLVRIDDPDWQSAIESYLGMSNMQALLVDELDERKAFGVSRRAGVYEAKVVMPSKFSNRGSPRRGAVAELISGNSAVAVNYLRSKFGDTQRADTEDECFAHRFAMTKDGMLLADGEMVRKRPTDPVLFKIGPTSTATRNSIAERARQLQDQVEALKDRYAKLKVLLNNLGPFVGGEQDKVQDVLEAFDRISKEASDEGDLTRRLQALDTEEYRQLVRAAEEAEVAVIALRKQQLDAVRAVGAAETECRQKNEDTKRKQALAATQKEVSEMARAADGFDVDYASDQWERLLTRQGLSFREIVIDCTRRSVGAKDDSRQKASNAMQKLSAFLVRHNELMPSSPQDDWRSARAWLEARVAILTETGLRENKARMEDALSAAKSTFRNDVAVALHEHLEWLSDTVNRMNEALRLAPMFTNNERYQFRSHVRPAFSVLLKFIKDVAQYGPTEDLLGGAGELPKEFEELMREKTVAGAAAVKSPLDDYREFFDFDIEVLREEASTSTTKHIGWLSKRVGSGSGGEHRAPLYVIAGAALSSAYRLERGDDSGIRLLVIDEAFIKMDPRNIVATMRYFEELGLQVFMASTGDALGSLTAFLDRYYDIMRDAESNVVELEGHDVDPETREMFRADLPEFNPELIEAEIRRQYQSRAGPAGGAAV; encoded by the coding sequence ATGAAGAAGCTGATTAGAATCCGGGTGGTCCAGTTCTTCTTGTACGAGATGCGCGACGTCGACGTCGGTATGACTTGCGGCGTCTTCGGCGCCAACGGTAGCGGCAAGTCCTCGCTCCTGGACGCCGTACAAATCGTCATGCTGGGAGCCAACGAGAGTCGCGGCAGCGCAGGCGTCGCCTTCAACGCGCAGGCCGACGAGTCCAATCACAACAGCCGCAATATTCGCAGCTACTGCCTGGGTCAGTACGGCGACTCGCCCGACGCTCGCGTGCGCGACAACGCCAACACCTACATCACCCTGGTATGGGAGGACACAGCGACCCAAGAGGTCGTTTCCACGGGTGTAAGTATCTACGTGAGCGCCGACCGCGAGAAGTCAGATGTGCAGGGCCGCTACATTCTCCCCGCAGACATCGCGCTCAGCGACCACTTGGAGCTGGTCGATGGTGAGTATCGGCCGCGCCCGTGGTCCAGCTTCAGACAGATGCTCTCGCAGCGCGCTCATGGCGAGGAGGTGCTCTTCCATGACTCCGAGCGTTTCGTCAACGCGATGCTATTCCGGCTACGAGGTGCGCGCGGCGCGCCGCGCTTGGACGCCTATCGCCAAGCGTTCCGCTTCGGGCTGCGGATGAAATTTGACAAGAGCGTCGACGATATCGTCCGCCAGCAGGTGCTGGAAACCCGGCCAACCAATATCAAGCGCTTCAAGGAAGTGTTGCACACCTTCCAAGAGATGGCCGCCCTGGTGCGCAGCGTCCAGGCCAAGCTCGAGGAGGCCGAATTGATTGAGGCCGATTTCGCCGATGCCCACCGTCGCAACATCCATTCGGTCTCGCTCGCAGCCTTGGCTCAAGCAGCCGAACTCGAGGTCGCCAATGAGGCGGTAACCGCCGCCGAGGAGGCCGAAGGCCGTGCGGCGGCGGCATTCGACGTCGCAAGCGCCCAGCGTGACGACGTGAACCGCCGAGTCGGTGTGGCCGAGCAGCACGCACGCGACAGTGCATCCGACCGTGACAAGCATGCTTCCCATGCAGATGCTGCGCTGCTGCGCGAAAGCCTTGCCGGGGTACAGAACCGGCTCGCCGAACAAAGAACGGGGTTGCATCGCATCGTCAAAGCCATCGGAAAGGCCATCGACGTACAAATCCCTGGGAAGCCCGTAGCCGACAGCGCGGGAGCGACTACTCAGGCGTTCAAGGACATCCAGTCCCTGCTGGAGGGCGACAAGGTCGGCAGCCGCGACGCAGTGGAGTCGACGGTCCGCAAGGCGTTGCGCGCGGCCAAGTTGCTCAGCAACGAGATATTCGAGGAGATGCAGTCTGTTGGCCGCGCGCAGACGGCAGCCGAAGCCGAGCTCACTGACGTGCGAGAGAACCAGGAGCGCATCGCCAAGGGTAAGCCGCCGCTCGAGGGGCCGGCTGCGGCGCTCAAGCGCGTGCTGGCCAACGCCGGTGTGGATGCTACCCCAGTATGCGACCTGGTGCGTATCGACGACCCGGACTGGCAATCGGCCATCGAGTCCTATCTGGGTATGTCGAACATGCAGGCCCTGCTGGTCGATGAGCTCGACGAGCGCAAAGCATTCGGTGTGTCACGCCGGGCTGGGGTCTACGAGGCGAAGGTCGTAATGCCAAGCAAATTCTCCAATCGCGGCAGCCCAAGGCGCGGTGCCGTCGCTGAGCTAATCAGCGGCAATAGCGCAGTTGCGGTCAACTACCTTCGGTCCAAGTTCGGCGACACGCAGCGGGCCGATACGGAGGACGAGTGCTTTGCCCATCGGTTCGCGATGACCAAGGACGGCATGTTGCTGGCCGACGGTGAGATGGTGCGAAAAAGACCAACGGATCCCGTTCTCTTCAAGATCGGCCCAACCTCAACAGCGACGCGCAACTCTATCGCCGAACGCGCCCGCCAGCTTCAAGACCAGGTTGAGGCACTTAAGGACAGGTACGCCAAGCTCAAGGTCCTCTTGAACAACCTAGGTCCGTTCGTGGGCGGGGAGCAGGACAAGGTTCAGGATGTCCTCGAGGCCTTTGACCGGATTTCCAAGGAGGCCAGCGACGAGGGGGATCTGACGCGGCGCCTGCAAGCTTTGGATACCGAGGAATATCGCCAGTTGGTGCGGGCAGCCGAAGAGGCTGAGGTGGCAGTGATCGCGCTGCGAAAACAGCAGCTTGATGCGGTTCGGGCCGTCGGCGCAGCAGAGACCGAGTGCCGGCAAAAGAACGAGGATACTAAGAGGAAGCAGGCGTTGGCCGCCACCCAGAAGGAGGTCTCCGAGATGGCGCGTGCGGCCGATGGCTTCGACGTCGACTATGCGTCGGACCAGTGGGAGAGACTGTTGACGCGCCAGGGCTTGTCGTTCCGAGAGATTGTCATTGACTGTACTCGCCGAAGCGTTGGAGCCAAGGACGACTCCCGACAGAAAGCGTCGAACGCCATGCAGAAGCTGTCGGCTTTCCTTGTCAGGCACAACGAGCTAATGCCGTCAAGCCCCCAAGACGACTGGCGCAGCGCGCGTGCCTGGCTGGAGGCACGCGTCGCCATTCTCACCGAGACCGGCCTGCGAGAGAACAAGGCCAGAATGGAAGATGCCCTCAGCGCAGCCAAGAGCACCTTCCGCAACGACGTCGCGGTGGCGCTGCACGAGCACCTCGAATGGTTGAGCGACACCGTCAACCGGATGAACGAGGCCTTGAGACTAGCGCCCATGTTCACCAACAACGAGCGCTACCAGTTCCGCTCGCATGTGCGGCCGGCCTTCTCCGTGCTGCTAAAGTTCATCAAAGACGTCGCCCAGTACGGTCCGACCGAGGACTTGCTCGGCGGGGCTGGAGAGCTACCTAAGGAGTTCGAGGAGCTCATGCGCGAAAAGACGGTCGCCGGCGCCGCCGCAGTGAAATCACCACTGGACGACTACCGAGAGTTCTTCGACTTCGATATCGAGGTGCTCCGCGAGGAAGCTTCCACAAGCACCACCAAGCATATCGGCTGGCTTAGCAAACGCGTCGGGTCCGGCTCTGGTGGCGAGCATCGCGCGCCACTGTACGTGATCGCGGGCGCCGCGCTGTCGTCGGCCTATCGACTGGAGCGTGGGGATGACAGCGGCATCCGACTGCTGGTCATCGACGAGGCCTTCATCAAGATGGACCCGAGGAACATCGTGGCTACCATGCGCTACTTCGAGGAGCTAGGCCTGCAGGTCTTCATGGCCAGCACGGGCGACGCCTTGGGTAGCCTGACCGCCTTCCTCGATCGGTATTACGACATCATGCGCGATGCCGAGAGTAACGTGGTGGAACTCGAAGGGCACGACGTAGATCCCGAGACGCGCGAGATGTTCCGCGCCGACCTGCCTGAGTTCAATCCGGAGCTTATTGAGGCTGAGATCAGGAGACAATACCAGTCGCGGGCCGGCCCAGCAGGGGGCGCCGCAGTATGA